A section of the Paracoccaceae bacterium genome encodes:
- a CDS encoding GNAT family N-acetyltransferase: protein MTPRAPDFSLRLARTADDRRAAARLRYQVFVEELGGDGPLVDHAQRLEQDAFDPLYDHMILLDRARADDVAGQIVGVYRLMLGANLPVGQRFYSDDEYDLSVLRTSGRRLLELGRSCVHADYRGGTAMHELWQGLAAYVVHHKVEVMFGVASFHGTDVSTLAAPLSLLHHRHLAPPDLRVRAVDGAFQRMDLLPEAHLDRRAAMVQVPALIKAYLRLGGFVGEGAFIDHAFNTTDVCLVMDTRRLGAAALRYTNGRT from the coding sequence ATGACCCCACGCGCCCCAGATTTTTCGCTCCGCCTGGCCCGGACAGCGGATGACCGCCGCGCCGCTGCGCGCCTGCGGTATCAGGTTTTTGTCGAGGAGTTGGGCGGCGACGGCCCGCTGGTGGATCATGCGCAGCGGCTGGAACAGGACGCCTTCGATCCGCTTTATGACCACATGATCCTGCTGGATCGCGCGCGGGCCGACGATGTCGCGGGGCAGATCGTCGGAGTCTATCGCCTGATGCTGGGCGCAAACCTGCCTGTGGGTCAGCGGTTCTATTCAGACGACGAATATGACTTGTCGGTCCTGCGCACCTCGGGGCGGCGCTTGTTGGAGCTTGGACGCTCCTGCGTCCATGCCGACTACCGGGGCGGAACCGCGATGCACGAACTGTGGCAGGGGCTGGCCGCATATGTGGTTCATCACAAGGTCGAGGTCATGTTCGGCGTCGCAAGCTTTCACGGAACCGATGTCAGCACGCTGGCCGCGCCGCTGTCGCTGCTGCATCACCGGCACCTTGCGCCACCGGACTTGCGGGTTCGCGCCGTCGACGGGGCTTTTCAGCGGATGGATCTGCTGCCCGAAGCGCACCTCGACCGGCGCGCCGCGATGGTGCAGGTGCCGGCGCTGATCAAGGCCTATCTGCGGCTGGGCGGATTCGTGGGCGAGGGGGCGTTCATTGACCACGCTTTCAACACCACCGATGTGTGCCTGGTGATGGACACGCGCCGCCTTGGCGCGGCTGCACTACGCTATACCAATGGCCGCACATGA
- a CDS encoding DUF3553 domain-containing protein: MDALNAALVPGTIVRHPDQPDWGPGQVQSNIGARITVNFRHQGKVVIDSRQVLLIPDFDA; the protein is encoded by the coding sequence ATGGATGCGTTGAATGCGGCACTTGTTCCCGGAACAATCGTGCGCCACCCGGATCAACCCGACTGGGGGCCGGGACAGGTGCAATCGAACATTGGCGCACGGATCACGGTGAATTTTCGGCATCAAGGCAAGGTCGTGATTGATAGTCGTCAAGTCCTGCTGATCCCCGATTTCGACGCTTAA
- a CDS encoding glutamate 5-kinase: MRACAANQRTFSTVSPHGITSAQVLTTLEDSTDRRRYLNTRATLETLLGLGVVPIINENDTVATDEIRFGDNDRLAAQIAATIGADCLVLLSDVDGLYTADPRTDKRAEHLTVIDRITPQIEEYAGDAGSGLSRGGMKTKLIAARTATGAGCAMAITAGAPIQPLKALDNGAKATWFLPESDPRTARKRWIAAMKPRGTVAIDPGAMAALDSGKSLLPAGVLSIIGEFGRGDPVAIKGPAGEVLGTGLSRYTAVEAGAIRGQKTSQIEATLGYPGRAALIHRDDMALDPRTSEDAAALPMLRAERS, from the coding sequence ATCAGAGCGTGCGCGGCCAATCAACGGACTTTTTCAACAGTATCCCCGCATGGCATCACCTCGGCGCAGGTTCTGACGACACTGGAAGACAGCACTGATCGGCGCCGATACCTCAACACGCGCGCGACGCTGGAAACGCTTCTGGGCCTTGGCGTGGTGCCGATCATCAACGAAAACGACACCGTCGCAACGGACGAGATCCGATTTGGCGACAACGACCGCCTTGCCGCCCAGATCGCCGCGACGATCGGGGCCGATTGCCTTGTGCTGCTGTCGGATGTCGATGGCCTTTATACGGCTGACCCGCGCACCGACAAACGGGCCGAGCATCTGACCGTGATTGACCGCATCACTCCCCAGATTGAGGAATACGCCGGCGACGCAGGCAGCGGCCTTAGCCGTGGTGGCATGAAGACCAAGCTGATCGCGGCCCGCACGGCCACGGGTGCGGGCTGTGCCATGGCGATCACCGCCGGTGCGCCGATACAGCCGTTGAAAGCGCTGGACAATGGTGCAAAGGCCACCTGGTTTCTGCCCGAAAGTGATCCCCGGACAGCGCGCAAACGCTGGATCGCGGCGATGAAACCGCGTGGCACCGTGGCGATTGACCCCGGCGCGATGGCCGCGCTCGACAGTGGCAAATCGCTGCTGCCTGCCGGTGTCCTGTCGATCATCGGCGAATTCGGGCGCGGCGACCCGGTCGCGATCAAAGGCCCGGCGGGCGAGGTTCTGGGCACCGGCCTCAGCCGTTATACCGCGGTCGAGGCGGGCGCGATCCGGGGGCAGAAAACCTCGCAGATCGAGGCGACGCTGGGCTATCCCGGCCGCGCCGCCCTGATCCACCGCGATGACATGGCGCTGGACCCGCGCACCTCAGAGGACGCCGCCGCATTGCCCATGCTGCGCGCCGAACGGAGTTAA
- a CDS encoding glutamate-5-semialdehyde dehydrogenase — translation MKDTQDILAIMADIGARAKAAAAELAFATAERKHVALIGVAEAVWTRRAEIIEANARDLDFGRDKGLSDAMMDRLMLDETRIRSIVDGLRTVAEQADPVGQIISEWDMASGLHIQRVRTPLGVIGVIYESRPNVTADAGALCLKAGNAVILRGGSESFHSSGVIHACLVDGLTSANLPADAIQRVPTRDRAAVSEMLTMTDTIDVIVPRGGKGLVGLVQREARVPVFAHLEGIVHIYVDKSADPEKVLPIVLNAKTRRTGICGAAECLLIHRDVAGTIGQDVIRALLGAGVEVRADQELATISGTTPASEDDWGREFLDMKIAAKTVDTIDEAIAHIRQYGSDHTDCILAEDATVVARFFQRLDSAILMHNASTQFADGGEFGMGAEIGIATGKMHARGPVGAEQLTSFKYLVTGDGAVRA, via the coding sequence ATGAAGGACACGCAGGATATCCTGGCAATCATGGCTGACATCGGTGCGCGTGCAAAAGCCGCCGCCGCCGAACTGGCCTTTGCCACCGCCGAGCGTAAGCACGTCGCCCTGATCGGTGTGGCCGAAGCTGTTTGGACCCGCCGCGCCGAAATAATCGAGGCCAATGCCAGGGACCTCGACTTCGGGCGCGACAAGGGGCTGAGCGATGCCATGATGGACCGCCTGATGTTGGATGAAACCCGCATCCGCAGCATCGTCGACGGGCTGCGCACGGTGGCTGAACAGGCCGATCCTGTCGGGCAGATCATCAGCGAATGGGATATGGCCAGCGGGCTGCATATTCAGCGGGTGCGCACGCCGCTGGGTGTGATCGGCGTGATCTATGAAAGCCGCCCGAACGTCACGGCGGATGCGGGTGCGCTGTGCCTGAAGGCCGGAAATGCGGTGATTCTGCGCGGCGGCTCTGAAAGCTTCCATTCCTCGGGCGTGATCCACGCCTGCCTCGTCGATGGCCTGACATCGGCCAACCTGCCTGCCGATGCGATCCAGCGCGTCCCGACCCGTGATCGCGCGGCAGTCAGCGAGATGTTGACCATGACCGACACAATCGACGTGATCGTGCCGCGCGGCGGCAAGGGTCTGGTCGGCCTGGTGCAGCGCGAAGCCCGTGTGCCGGTGTTCGCGCATTTGGAAGGGATTGTTCACATCTATGTCGACAAATCCGCCGACCCCGAAAAAGTGCTGCCTATTGTCCTGAACGCCAAGACCCGGCGCACCGGCATTTGTGGTGCCGCCGAATGCCTGCTGATCCACCGCGACGTTGCCGGGACCATCGGTCAGGACGTCATTCGCGCATTGCTGGGCGCGGGGGTAGAGGTGCGCGCAGACCAGGAACTCGCAACCATTTCCGGGACGACACCGGCGTCAGAAGATGACTGGGGGCGCGAGTTTCTTGACATGAAGATCGCGGCGAAAACCGTTGATACCATTGATGAAGCCATCGCCCATATCCGCCAGTATGGCTCTGATCACACCGACTGTATCCTGGCCGAGGATGCCACCGTGGTTGCCCGCTTCTTCCAGCGCCTCGACAGTGCGATCCTGATGCACAACGCCTCGACCCAGTTCGCCGACGGCGGAGAATTCGGGATGGGCGCCGAGATTGGCATCGCCACCGGAAAAATGCACGCCCGCGGTCCCGTCGGGGCCGAACAATTGACCAGCTTCAAATACCTCGTCACCGGCGACGGGGCGGTGCGCGCCTGA
- a CDS encoding histidine phosphotransferase: MTRIVRDIPSLIGSRICHDLISPLGAVSNGVELMSLTTSDSEELSLIGDSITSANARIRLFRIAFGAAVDGQLLSRLEVEAILAETFGTGKLDVTWAAEGDPSRAEAKLALLLLMCVETAMPWGGTVRISRIGTAWKLLARADRLKLEADLWEVVSNAVATTPIEPAQVQFPLAFDAALRLARKVTVELTEELIQVDF; encoded by the coding sequence ATGACCAGAATTGTCCGCGACATTCCATCCCTGATCGGATCGCGTATCTGCCACGATCTTATCAGCCCTTTGGGCGCTGTCAGCAATGGGGTTGAGCTGATGTCGCTGACCACCAGCGATAGTGAGGAGTTGTCGTTGATCGGCGACAGCATCACATCAGCAAATGCGCGTATCCGTCTGTTTCGCATTGCTTTTGGCGCAGCAGTTGACGGTCAATTATTATCCCGGCTGGAGGTTGAGGCGATCCTGGCCGAGACATTCGGCACCGGCAAACTGGACGTCACCTGGGCTGCCGAGGGCGATCCGAGCCGTGCAGAGGCGAAACTGGCGCTGCTGCTGCTGATGTGCGTCGAAACGGCGATGCCCTGGGGCGGGACGGTCCGCATATCGCGCATAGGGACGGCATGGAAGCTGCTGGCGCGGGCGGATCGGCTGAAGCTGGAAGCGGACCTGTGGGAGGTTGTCAGCAACGCCGTCGCCACGACCCCGATTGAACCGGCACAGGTTCAGTTCCCGCTGGCATTCGATGCTGCGTTGCGGTTGGCACGCAAAGTGACTGTAGAGCTGACAGAGGAGCTGATTCAGGTCGATTTCTAA